The following coding sequences lie in one Arachis stenosperma cultivar V10309 chromosome 5, arast.V10309.gnm1.PFL2, whole genome shotgun sequence genomic window:
- the LOC130983075 gene encoding transcription factor PRE6-like — translation MSSRRSRSRQSGVSTEITDAQITDLVSKLQQLIPELRARRSDKVSAAKVLQETCNYIKNLHREVDDLSDRLSELLANTDSNSAQAAIIRSLLM, via the exons aTGTCAAGCAGAAGATCTCGTTCGAGACAATCGGGTGTGTCCACTGAGATCACTGATGCTCAAATCACCGATCTCGTTTCCAAGCTACAACAACTCATCCCTGAGCTTCGGGCTAGGCGCTCCGATAAG gTGTCAGCAGCTAAGGTATTGCAAGAGACTTGTAACTACATCAAGAACTTGCACAGAGAAGTTGATGATCTAAGTGATCGATTGTCAGAGCTTTTGGCCAACACAGACTCCAACAGTGCTCAAGCAGCCATTATTAGGAGCTTACTTATGTAA